The window AATGCCGTCGAGACGGTGGTCGACGACGTGCCACTGCACGTTGGTCTCCTGCCGGGACATCCAGCCATCAACGACGAAGCTACCGTGGTCGATATCGTGCGGACCCTCGATTCGAAGGGCGTGCCGCGGCTCTCGTTTTACAACTACGGACTGTTACCGAAGCAGTCACTAGAGTGGGTCGGAACCGCCATCGATTCGGTGAGCTGAGAGGGGGAAGCGGTAGTTTGATATCGGTTCACGAACGACAGGTTTGCATGGAGATAACCGGCGTGTCAGCGGTGACTGTAGACGTACCGTTGGCCGACCTAGATGCGCATCTCGGAATCGGGCCGTACGTGACCAATCACGGGAAGCTACATTCGATGGAGCGCGTCCTCGTCCGTGTCGACACAGATGAGGGGATTAGCGGCTGGGGCGAGATGCGTGTCTTCCTGTCACCGGCGGCCACTGAGTCGATTATCGAAGACGGCGTTGGACCGATGATTGAAGGCCAGTCGCCGTTCGAAATCGAGCGGCTCCGCCGACAGGTGTTCGTCGAGTACACGAACGTCGATATGTTCTTTGCGGCGGTCGAAACAGCCTGCTGGGACATCGTCGGCAAAGCCCTCGACAAGCCGGTGTACGAGCTTCTCGGCGGGTGGACGGCACCGACACAGGGCACTCAGCAACACCGGCAAAACGTCGACGGCAACAGTGCTGCACCTGCTGCTGTCCCCGTTGCGTTCTGCCTTGGCATCCTCTCGCCCGAAGAGTCCCGTCTCAAGGCCCGAGAAGCGCTCGAAGCTGGCTTCACTGTCCTCAAGACGAAGGCCGGTCGGGACTGGCGACAGGATGTCGAGCGGATCAAAGCCATGCACGACGAAGTCGACGGGCAGCTAGAGTTCCGACTCGACCCGAATCAGGGCTGGACGCTGGACCAAGCAGTTCGGGTCGGCGCGATGCTCGAAGACGAGAATATCTACCTGCAGTACATGGAACAACCGATCCGAGTCGATTCACACAGATCGCTAGCCCGACTCCGGCAACGACTCCGCCAACCAATCGCACCGAACGAGGATACGTACATCTCGCATAATCTGCAATCGCTTGTGGAAGCTGGCGCGATGGATGTCGGCGTTATCGATCTGACTCCAGCCGGCGGCATCAGTGGTATTCGACAGCAGGCCGCCATCCTCGAAGACGCCGGGGTTCCCTTCACGCACCACTGTGCGTTCGACCTTGGGGTTCGGACTGCTGCGATTCTTCATGCGTTCACCGGCATCCCGGGCTTTTCGTTGCCCCCGGATTCGACGTATTACGGCTGGGAGGCAGACATCATCGAGACGCCGTTCGAGGTCAGCGACGGCTGCCTTCCGGCCCCGGAGGGTCCCGGCCTCGGTGTCACTGTGGACATGGCCGCTATCGAGGAGTATCGAATCACATGAGGGGACAAGAGCAACTTTCAAGAGGGCAGCTAACGTGGGTGCTCGTGTCATGGTAGAGCTATCATTAGCGGACCGGCCAGCCATTGTGACTGGAGCGTCGCGGGGTATCGGGCGAGAGATCGCGGCCCGATTCGCCGAATCGGGTGGTGATGTCGTCGTCTGCTCGCGCACCTACGAGGACGTTGAAGCAGTTGCGACGGAGCTGACCGACACACATGACGGTCGTGTTGTCCCGGTCGAATGTGACGTGACAGATCGGGACGCAGTGCAGGACCTCGTCGACACAACCATCGAGGAATTCGGGGATATTCGGGTGCTCGTGAACAACGCTGGTGGCGCGGACGAGTCCGCCAATCTGTTACACCGCTGTGACGAGGAGACCTTCGAGTCGATGCTTGACCTGAACCTGAAAAGCCAGTTCCTCCTGAGCAAAGAGGTGCTGCCGGCGATGGTCGCCGCTGGCGGCGGGTCGATGATCCATATGGGCTCGGTCAACGGCCTGTTCGGCATCGGGCTCTCCGGCTACTCCGAGGCCAAAAGCGGACTACTGGCACTCTCTCGGAACATCGCCGCCCACTACGGGCAGCACGGCATCCGCTCGAACGTTATTTCAGCGGCGACCATCGAAACGGCGAACAGGCGGGCAGAGATGGAAAACACGGAAGAACGGACCGGTGAGACAAGCGCACGAGAGCGCTGGCTCGACCAGTACCCGCTCGGTCGGTTCGGCACGCCGAGAGAAGTCGCCGATACGACCCTGTTCCTTGCCTCCGAGCTGTCGAGTTTCGTTACCGGTGAGAATCTGGTGCTCGATGGGGGGCTGACGACGAGCCTGCCGACATCGTTCATCAACGAAGTCTACGACGCGGACGACCAGCCGACTACCAATTGACTCACAACCCATGAAAGAGCTAACGACTGACGACGCACCGGATAGTATCGGCCCGTACTCACAGGGAATCGCAAGCGGCGACCGGATTTACGTTTCCGGACAGGGGCCAGTCGACCCGGACTCCGGCGAGGTAATCCAAGGGACGCCCGCTGAACAGACTCGACGCACGCTCCGGAACGTCGCGGCCGTTCTGGAGGCCGGTGGCGCTTCGCTCGACGATGTCGTGAAAGCGACGGTATTCGTGAAGGATATGCGGTACTACGACGAGGTGAACGAGGTGTACGGTGAACTCATGTCACCCCCCTATCCCGCACGCAGTGCTGTAGAGGTCGTTAAATTGCCAGTCGATATCGATGTCGAGATAGAAGTCATTGCGGAACGATAGTATGTCGCATCTAGTAGTGTTCGACCTCGACGGGACGCTCACTCGACAGCGCGGTGGGTTCGAGCTGTTGCACACCCTCTACGGAACGACACCGGAAGCCGAGACGCTGATGGATCGGTTCGAGGCGGGTCAAATCACGTTTGCAGAGTGGTGTCGAGGAGCGGTCGACGTGTGGCGTGCGAACGATGTTACCCGGTCAGATATCACTCGTGCGACCCGGGCTGTCAAGCCGAAAGCGGGAGCGGTCGAGCTCCTCGAACACCTCCAGCAAGCTGATATCCGATTCGGCATCCTCAGTGCCGGCGTTGCGAACCTCGCCACACAATTCGACCCATACGATCCAGCGTTTGTTCACGGAAACTGGATTCAGTTCGAGGATGACCGGGTTTCGGGCATCGATGTCCATGTTGGCCCGGATGAAAAGGGGAAAGTACTTCGAAAAATCCGAGTCGAGCAGGGCCCTACGTCAATCACCTATATTGGCGATTCGCACACTGACACCGAGGCCTTCATCGAGGCAGATACCGCGGTGTTGTTCGACCCGGACGAGCGGATTCCCGAAGCAGCAATCGACGCAGCAGATACAGTCATAGAGTGTGAAGATATAGCGGAGGTCCAAACGCTCCTCCCGGCAATTTAGTCTTGCACCACCCGAGGAAGATATCTATACCCAAATTACGCATTTTCTTAGTATCTCTTGTGGTATATGGGTCCAGAAACGCCGAATTTCGTTCCATAAACTGCATATTATATTTACGTGCTCTTCTTGACGAGCCTTGCTTCCGGTGTGAGTTGGACTGCTGTCGAAATCACGTACTGGTGCACTGGTCCCGGTTGGGAATCACGCAGATAGATCCAGCATACCCGTCAGCACTGCATCAGGTATGTGCCAGTGCAGTGGCACCATCCAGCAATTTGCAACGGGCTTCGACGGCTCTTTTACCGTCGGGTGGTGATCAATAACTGAATGAGTCGCTATCGAACGACCGGTTGTTTTCTCCTTCTGGCTGCAATCTGGGGTACTGCATTCATGGCGACAGATGTCGGCCTCGCCGACCTGCCGCCGGTACCGTTCGCCGCCGCACGCTTCGACATCGCTTCCGTTCTCCTGTTTACCGCGTTAGCTGTCACAGGTTCCTTAGAACGGCCACAGACCCACGACGATTACGTGTACGTCCTCGCTGGCGGGACGCTTATGATCGGCATACATCACGTATTCCTGTTCACCGGGCAACAGTACGTCACCGGGGCCGTCGCCGCCGTGCTACTCGGTCTCGTTCCAGTCGTGACGCCCGCACTCACGAAACTCGCATCCAGCGATGACACGTTCACTGCAAACACTGGTGTTGGCGTAGTACTCGGGTTCACCGGCGTCGTCGTGATTGCTAACCCTGACCCGGCGGATCTCCTCGGCAGCACCATCGGAATCGCGCTCGTGTTCGCGTCGGCGCTGGCGTTTGCCATCCCGGCCGTCGTCACGCACGACACCAGCCCGTCGATGTCATTTCTGGCCACACAGGCGTGGCTGATGGCTATTGGGGCGGTTGTCCTCCACATCACCGTGCTCGTGCTCCCCGGACAGTCGTTTGCAGACGCATCGTGGACGCCGTCCGCGTTTGCGGCGCTGTTGTATCTGGCCGTCGTTGCCGGTATCGGTGGCTTCCTGCTGTACTTCCGGTTACTCGACCAGTTGGGCCCTATCGAGATGAGCTTCATCGAGTACGTCATCCCTCTGTTCGCCGCACTCGCCGGCTGGCTCGTCCTCGGGCAACCGGTCACGCTCGCTACCATCGGTGGATTCGGATGCATCCTGATGGGCTTCCTCGCGGCAAAATGGCGGACGTTACGAGCAGAACTGCGTCGAGTCGCCGAGCCGAAACCCAGTCCACCAGCCGACTGACCGAAAACAGGCAACAGGCCGTCACTGAACTCGGGCCGCCCTGTCCAGTCCAAGAAAGCGAGCAGTCAAGCTAGAAACGGTAAGAATGGCCGACAGACAGGAGTGATAGCGGCGTCGCCCTTCTGGAAACAAGCGAATTCTAGCCGTCATTCCGCTATCTTTTCGGAGAATCAGCGGCATGGGTTGCGGTTTACCGACAAACCCGTCTGTAAACGAAATCTTGTAAGCGACAGGCCCATCATAGCCGCGTGCACATACTGGTGGTGCTGACGGGTTTTTATAAGACTACCCGTTGCTGTGTAGTATGATACAACCCATTCGCACGCTATGGAGTCGGTATCGATCCATCCCACTCATTTGGCGTATCTTTGTCGCCTTCGTACTGGGAGCAGGTGCCGGTATCGCGTTCGGGGAGCAGATGGCCGTGGTCAAACCGTTGGGCGACCTCTTCCTTCGACTGCTCAATATGCTGGTCATCCCGATCATTGTCTTCACGCTGCTTACCGGTATTCGGCAGCTCTCGCCCGCGAAACTAGGGAAAATCGGCGGTGCGACAGTCGGACTCTACGCTCTGACAACGACTCTCGCAGGCATCATCGGCCTCGCAGTTGCAAACGTACTCCAACCCGGCCGCGGGCTCGAATTCAGCGGCGGTGAGGCACAATCGAAAGCGCCGCCGTCGTTGCTGGACGTGGTTCTCGGTATCGTGCCGAACAATCCCGTCGCGGCACTTGCAGAGGGGAACCTGCTGGCGACAGTCTTCTTCGTCATCGTGTTCGGCATCGCGCTGACGTACGTCCGCGCCCAGCAAGACGCGCTCGCGGATAGCGTCGATTCGGTGTTCGAGGCCTTCGAAGTTGGTGCTGAAGCGATGTTTGTCATCGTTCGAGGCGTCCTCGAGTTCGGTGTGCTCGGTGTATTCGCGTTGATGGCCTCCGGTATCGGAACTGAGGGTATCGGGCTGTTCTCCTCACTGGGCGAGCTCGTGTTGGCAGTCACCATCGCAATCATCATTCACATCGGTTTCACCTATCTCGTTCTCTTGATGGGCTTGGTTGTCGACGTGTCACCGATTGCGTTCCTCAGCGGGGCGAAAGACGCGATGGTGACCGCGTTCGCGACTCGGTCATCAAGCGGGACGCTGCCTGTCACGATGCGCAACGCGGACGAAGACCTGCGAATCGCCGAGCGGGTGTATTCGTTTACGCTCCCGGTCGGTGCAACGGCGAACATGGATGGGGCCGCCATCCGACAGGCAGTAACCGTGATGTTCGCCGCGAACGTCGTCGGACAGCCACTGGTGCTTACTGAACAGGTCTTCGTCTTGATCGTGGCTGTCCTCATCAGTATCGGCACCGCCGGCGTTCCGGGGGCGGGTATCGTCATGCTCACTGTAATTCTCACGCAGGTCGGCCTCCCGCTGGAGGTCGTAGGGTTCGTCGCCGGCGTCGACCCGATCCTCGGACGGATTGCGACGATGAACAACGTCACCGGCGACCTCGCAGTTTCGACCGTTGTCGGGAAATGGAACGACGGACTCGATCTCGATGAGGGAGTCTGGTCGCGGCACCTGAGCGGAGCCGCCGAGTTCGTTCCCGGTGACGACTAGGGGTATCAACGCCGGGAAATCAAGTGTGTGAGTTGTAGAGACTAATGCTGGTACAGTTGTTATTTTAACCCAGGGTGTCATAGAACGGTTACCACACCAAAGAGCAGGGTGAATGCTGAGGTGGTATGGACTCAGCGACCCTGCAAGATGATCCTTCGGTAGAGTCGTTCTTCAATGTCGCGGAGACGGAGACGTTAGCGTTGCTTGAGCATCTCTCCTTCGAGTTTCTCGCAGAGTTCGACGTGTTCGCCCCGGCGGAGACGGGGCGAACACGAGAGCACGAGCCACCAGAGCTGATGCGTGGCTTCCTCCATTGCTACTACAAGGACATCTACGGCATTCGTCCGGTTGAGCGGGAGCTTCAGAACACGGTAGTTTGGCTGAGCTGTGGCTTCGATCGACCGCCGTCAAGAGACGCGGTCGATCGCTTTCTCACCGATCTCGAACACGTCGTTGGCAAGGTCTTCGACCACCTCGTCGAGCAGGCCGTCTGGCGCGGCCTGCTCGACTTGACCTACTGCATTGATTCGACCGACGTGAGAGCGATGCCTGCCGATCAAGACGCTTCGAAGTGCTACGATCCCACCGACGACGAGTACTACTACGGCTACGGCTGTACGATCGTCTCGACCGGGCAAAAGATCCCAATTGCAGCCGAGTTCACCGAGAGCAAACAAGCGCCAGAGGAGACGGCGATGCGCGTCACGCGTGACGCGCTCGCCGTCACCAAGCCGAGATGGATGATTGGCGATAGCGCCTACGACACGCTCGACTGGCACGACCACCTGCTGGCCGCAGGGGTCGTGCCAGTCGCTCCGTACAACGCGCGAAACACCGACGATCCGAAAGACATCGAGTACAGGGTCGAAGACCGTATTGAGGAACACAGCAAGGACGTTCAGCTGAAGCAATCAACCTTAGACGAGACGTACAACCGCCGCACTGGAGTCGAACGAACCAACGAATCAGTCAAGGACTGCGGCCTCGGGCGAACGCACGCCCGAGGCCGCGTCCACGCCCGAGCACAGGTGTTTCTCGCCCTGTGTCTTCGTCTCGTCGTCGCAATCACCAACTACGAACGCGGAGACAATCCGGGAAGTACGCTCATCACGGTGTGAGAAGAGTTCTATGACACCCTCTATAAAAAAGGCAACACAGCTCGCGACTGTACTTCTCATAACAGTGTGGGCGTCCACCAGTCTCGGTACACCAGCCAGAGACGCTCGCCCGGCGCGGTAGTAGTAGCTATCGCGTTTCAGAAGCCGAGCGGTACCAGTTCCCGTTTATTTAGTTCGTTTCCGTTCCTGTGTCGGGTGGTCTGTGACGTACACTTTCGTATCGTCCGGAACGTCGTCGGTGACCCAAGAGTTCGCACCGATGCTGACGTGATCGCCGACACTGATAGCGCCCAGAACTTTCGTGCCCGCACCGATGACGACGTGGTCGCCGATATCCGGGTGGCGTTTGTACCCCTTTTTCAATCTGTGCTCGTCGCTCTCGTCGGCCTCGAAGTGGAGTGCGCCAAGCGTCACGTCCTGATAGAGCCGAACCCACTCCCCGACAGTCGCAGTTTCGCCGATGACGACACCGGTTCCGTGATCGATGAAAAAGTAGTCGCCGATTTCAGCGCCGGGGTGGATGTCGATACCAGTCTCAGTCTTGGCGTACTCGGTGAGTTCGCGGGCGTACTCGGAGGCCCCGGCATCATAAAGTGTGTGTGCGACCCGTTGTACGAGTATCGCCATGAATCCCGGATAGGACCGGATTATCTCCATATATGTCTTTGCTGCCGGGTCACCCTTGAACGCGGCCTCGACGTCCTTTTTGAGCCGTGTACGGATCGTTGGGAGTTGGTCGATGACAGCGTCGACTGTTTCGGCGGGATCCGATCCGGAGTACGGTCTAATACCAGCAAAAAAGAGGCCACCAAGGGTGTCGAGACGGTCCAGAACGGCGAGTTCGTCTCTAACGAGTTCGGCGGCGTTCCAGCAGGTCGGAAAGAACAGTCGTTTGAGGATGTCGACTTCCGGTCGTCGGTGTTCCCGGCGCGGAAACTCCATTTGTGTCTGGGTCGGGAACGGGTCTTCGTCGGCCCGGTACGCCTCGAACAGGTTCTCGTGTGTGTCGCCCGTGTAACAGTAGTCCATATCGGATGGTTGGTCTGAACGACCTTAGTCTTGAAACAACAACTGTATTTTCGGCTATGTGTTGTGTTCTTGTTGGCACTGCTGCCTCGGAAACGGGCAGAACCGCACACTGAAAGGTAGCTATTTGACACTGGCCTGTCACCGAGTCTGTATGAACGGCGAGTGCTACTTCTGTCACGGCATTGTCTCCGCACCTGAAGAGGGTCACATCTGGCTGCGTGAGCACGACAGCCACGAGGTGTACATGCACGAACAGTGTGCCAGCGGACACAACGTCATAGAAGGGGGACAGGGCTCAGCGGGTGAGCTCCTGATTACTTGCCCGGAATGTGGTGAAGTCGAAGCCGTCTAGCAACGCGCGCAGGTAGCCCTGCGAACGGGCAGCAGCCCCAGCCTACGGAAGTGTAATACCGACGCCGGACTGCAGGCTGGCCGCTCTCACAGTGTTGTACATCAGCATCGCGATGGTGAGCGGGCCGACGCCGCCCGGAACCGGCGTGATGGCGTCCGCCTTCGTCTTCGCACTCTCGAAGTCCACGTCCCCGACGAGTTTGTACCCTTTGTCCGTGTCAGCGTCGACCCGGTTGATACCGACATCGATGACTGTCGTACCCTCTGAAAGCATCGATCCGTCTATCACTTCTGGAACCCCAGCGGCGGCGATCACGATGTCCGCGTCGCGGGTCTTTGCGGCGAGATCCTCAGTTCGGGAGTGACACACGGTCGTCGTCGCGTTCCCGCCCGGCCCGTACTGGATGAGTAGATTCGCCATCGGTTTGCCGACGATGTCCGACCGGCCGACGACGACGGCGTCTTTCCCCTCCGTCTCGATACCAGTCTCGGCGAGGATCTTCTGGATTCCGTGAGGCGTGCAGGGCTTGTATCGCGCGTTCCCCGCGACGAGTCGACCGACGTTCTCGGGATGGAACCCGTCGACGTCTTTCATCGGGTCGATGCGCTCCAATACGTCGCGCTTGGTCACGTGGTCGGGGACCGGCATCTGCACGAGGATTCCGTGGACGGCCGGATCCGCGTTCAGTTCGTCGATGGTCGTAAACAGCGTCTCGGCCGGTTCGTCCGCGCTGATCTCGTGATGGAACCCCTCGATACCGATCTCCTCACAGGCCTGTTGTTTCATCGAGACGTATGTTTCACTCGCGCCGTCGTCGCTCATCAGGACTGTCGCCAGCCCCGGTGTGATGCCCTCGCTAACGAGTGTATCCGTACACGCTGCGACGCCCTCTTTGATCTGGTCGCCGATTTCGTTACCGTCGATTATTGTAGTCATTATTGCTGAGTTCGCTGTCGGCCCGGAAACCCCCGGGCAGGCGTCCAGAGCGGGACTTCCTGCTGGTCGGTCTGCTGTCGGGCCAGTCAAGCGTTCGATACCCGCCTCAAACCCAGAGAGCTTAGTGGGTAATGGGGAATAGCCAAGCCTTTGAAGTGACATCGGCTATTCGTCCAGTGAGCAACCACAAGCGGTCGACAAGTCGACAGTATTTCCGGCAGAGGTTCGGGGGACCGAAGGTTTTTGTCCAGACCCATGCTTGGTCTACGCAACCACACCGAGAGGCGTTGGCCTCTCGTCCGGGAGCAACTGCACTATGACTGAGATTCGGTTCAGCACCGACGAAGAATCGTTCATCGAAACCGCGAGGACTGCAGCGGACGGCGCTCGTGTACCGGTCGAAGCGCGCGTCACAGTCCCTGATCCGTTCGAGGCGTATCGCCGCGCTCGGGATGGAAACACAGATGGATTCTACCTTGAGACGACCGGTGGGCAGTCCGGCTGGGGGTACTTCGGCGTCGACCCGGTCGAACAGGTCGAGGTCCCTTCGGGGGCGGCGCCCGCACAGGACGGCGGGAGTCCGAGCATCGAAACCATCGACGAGCTACTCGAAGGTGAGCAACTGGAACGCGGTGACTGTACGGTTCCATACCCGTGTGGCGCGTTCGGCTGGCTGTCGTACGACGTGGCGCGGGAGCTCGAAGACATCCCGGAGACGACTGTTTCGGATGGCCTCCCGCGGCTCCAACTGGGCGTGTTCGACTGTGTCGCCGCGTGGGAGGAGCCACACGACGGGCCGGTCGAACTGCACGTGACGGCATGTCCAGTCGTCGACGGGTCGCCCGAGGCGGTGTACGAGCGCGGCTGTGAGATGGCCCGCGAACTGGCACAGAACGCCATCCGCGGGGAGACACACGTCCAGCCCCAGCCGACGGCTGCAAGTCAGGCAACGTTCGAGAGCGAGTGCGGCGAGGCGGCCTTCGCCGACCGCGTCCGACAGATAAAACAGTACGTCAGGGACGGCGACACGTTCCAGACGAACGTCTCACACCGCCTCACCGCTCCGGCGGCCGTCCACCCGGTCGACACCTTCGACGCTGTCCGCAGGGTGAACCCCGCCCCGTACTCGGCCCTGCTTGAGTTTCCCGGCGTCGACCTCGTCAGTGCCAGCCCGGAGCTGTTACTTGACGTAGATGGCGACCAGTTGCTCACAGAGCCGATTGCCGGGACGCGCCCCCGAGGCGCGACGCCGGCCGAGGACGAGGAACTGGAGGCAGACCTCTGTGACGACGAGAAGGAGCGGGCCGAGCACGCGATGTTGGTCGACCTCGAACGCAACGACCTCGGCAAAGTCAGCGAGTACGGGACCGTCGACGTCGCCGAGTACCGCCGCGTCGACCGGTATTCCGAAGTGATGCACCTTGTCTCTCTCATCGAGGGAGAACTGCGCGACGACGTGAGCATCGCTGATGCGGTCGCTGCGGTGTTCCCCGGCGGAACTATCACCGGCGCGCCGAAACCGCGGACGATGGAGATTATCGACGAGGTGGAGACGACGCGGCGGGGCCCCTACACCGGCAGTATCGGGGTGTTCGGTTTCGACGAGCGAGCAACGCTGAACATCACCATCAGGACGCTGGTTCACTACGACGGCGAGTACCGCCTCCGCGTCGGGAGCGGCATCGTCCACGACTCCGTCCCGGAAGCGGAGTATCAAGAGACGCTGGACAAGGCCCGGGCGCTCGTCACCGCCGTCGATGAGGCGCTCGGCGAACAGGGGTCGTTTGCGGTCGAATCCGGGACCGAGCAGATGGAGGGGATGCGATGATACTCATCATCGACAACTACGACTCCTTCGCCTACAATCTGGTCCAGTACGTCGGGGAGTTCGATGACGGTACCGTCCGCCGAAATGACGCTATCGACGTGGCCGGCATCCGCGACCTCGACCCGGACGGTATCATCGTCTCGCCGGGCCCCGGGACGCCGGCGGAGGCCGGCGTGTCAATCGACGTCTTCGCCGAGACAGCGTACCCGGCGCTTGGCGTTTGCTTGGGCCATCAGGCGCTCTGTGCTGCCCACGGAACCCCTGTCGGCCATGCACCAGACGTGGTCCATGGGAAACCCTCTGAAATCCGTCACGACGGAACAAGGCTGTACGACGGGGTCGACGACCCGTTCGAGGTCGGTCGGTATCACTCGCTAGCTGTCGAGGCCACAGAGCTCCCGGACGCGCTTGATGAAACAGCCCACACGAACGACGAGCAGGGCATCGTGATGGGCGTCCAGCACGCCGAAAAACCACACATCGGCGTCCAGTTCCACCCGGAGAGTATCCTCACCGACGCCGGGAAACAACTCATCGAGAACTTCTGTACCGCGATTGCTGGGGCCTGACATTCTCGGGATGGCGCGACCTACTTCTTTTCTGGCGGGTCGACATCATGATGTGTCTGGATGTCCGGCAGTTTCCTGACGGCACGCCTGAGGAGAGACGTGTGGCCCTGTTCGTCCCGGTACCAAGTCACTGTCAGCCCACCGACCGCCACGAGCGATATCACGGCGAACGGGCCACCGGTCAGGACAGCCAGAGCCTGAAGCGTCTCGGCACCCCCGAGCAGTAACACTGAAACGGCGACTGCACCCTGAAAGACGCCCCAGAAGCCGATATGCGTCGCCGATGGCGCTACCCCCCGCCGCGTCGCCAGCACCGAGACAACGAGCGTCGAGGTGTCCGCCGAAGTGGCCATGAACACGATGATGAGCGCGAGAAACAGGAACATCAGGAGCTGTCCCAGCGGTAACGACGCGAACAGCGGGAATCCGGCGACGGCCTCCGACCCGCCGCGTTGTGCGATGGCGGCGAGGACGTCTGCCTGTCCCGTCTGCTGGACGAACAGCGACGTCCCACCGAGCAGCAGGAACCAGACCATCGTCGCCGTCGAGGTTGCGACGACGCTCGTGAATATCACCGTCCTGACACGCCGGCCACGGGAGAGCGCGGCGACGAACAGCCCCGCGAAGGGAGCCCAAGAGAACCACCACGACCAGTTCCAGACGGTCCACTCTGCCACCCATTGCCCGCCCGTGTAGAGGCTCAACGGCACGAACTCCAAGACGTATGTTCCGAGTGCCTGCGTCCCCCGCTGGAGGATAAACGACCGGGGGCCGACCGCGACGACGAGGAGCGCGAACAGGCCGAACAGGACGACGTTGAGGCCGGCGATGCGGCGGATACCGCGGTGAATCCCTGTCGCGCTGGAGACAACGAATATCAGCGTCAGGCCGCCGACAAACAGGACTGGTCCGATGTCGCCGGTTGCCACGTCCCACTGGTAATTGATACCGGCGAGGAACTGTTCACTGACGAGTGCGACCGAGGTGGCAATGCCTCCGATAGTGGCGAAGACGGCCAGCGTGTCGACGAGTGTGGTCCACACCGAATCCAGTCCGTCAACGCCGAGTACCGGTGCCAGTACCGTCGAGACCCGGAGCGGCGCGTCCCGCGTGAATGCGAAGTACGCTATCGGGACGCCGATGACGGCGTACGCGCTCCAAGCCGAGACGCCCCAGTGAAAGAGTGTGTACACCAGTGCGCCGTTGATAGCTGCCGGCGATTGAGCGGTTGCGCCGACGTAGGGCGGCGGCTGGTCGTAGTGAAACAGGGCCTCCGTCGGCCCCCAGAACACCAGCCCGGCCGCGATGCCGGCGGTAAACACGAGCGTAAAGTACGTCGGGTAGGTGTAGCTGGGCTCCGTGTCCGGACCGCCCAGCTTGATGTCGCCCCAAGGACCCACCAGCAGGAACAGGCAGTAACAGACCGAGAGAAAGACGGCGGCGAGAAACAACGGACCACCAGCAGTCAACACCGTGGCCGCCGCGGCGTCTACAGCGCTTGTCGTCCGTGTTGGGAACGCGATCTGGAGCCCGAAGAACGCGGCGAACACGAGCACCGGGAACGCGAGGACAGCCGACTCGTGCTGCGTGAGGAACTCCCGGACGGCCCGCCGGACATCGGTCCGACGAACGCGGAGCAGAACATCGGCCGCGGCCGGCGCGGTGCTGTCCTCGGAGTAGGGCAACAGTGCGATGTAACACAGCCCCGAACTGAAAAACACGAGGGCAACGGTCAGCCACGCCGGGCCGGTGACGGCCTCGCCGACGAGCGTCGGAAAGAAAAAGCCCGCAAGCACGAGCGCCCCGGACGCGGCACAGAGTGGCACCAGTAGCCGACCGATGGTC is drawn from Haloarcula sp. CBA1129 and contains these coding sequences:
- the pabB gene encoding aminodeoxychorismate synthase, component I, with the translated sequence MTEIRFSTDEESFIETARTAADGARVPVEARVTVPDPFEAYRRARDGNTDGFYLETTGGQSGWGYFGVDPVEQVEVPSGAAPAQDGGSPSIETIDELLEGEQLERGDCTVPYPCGAFGWLSYDVARELEDIPETTVSDGLPRLQLGVFDCVAAWEEPHDGPVELHVTACPVVDGSPEAVYERGCEMARELAQNAIRGETHVQPQPTAASQATFESECGEAAFADRVRQIKQYVRDGDTFQTNVSHRLTAPAAVHPVDTFDAVRRVNPAPYSALLEFPGVDLVSASPELLLDVDGDQLLTEPIAGTRPRGATPAEDEELEADLCDDEKERAEHAMLVDLERNDLGKVSEYGTVDVAEYRRVDRYSEVMHLVSLIEGELRDDVSIADAVAAVFPGGTITGAPKPRTMEIIDEVETTRRGPYTGSIGVFGFDERATLNITIRTLVHYDGEYRLRVGSGIVHDSVPEAEYQETLDKARALVTAVDEALGEQGSFAVESGTEQMEGMR
- the epsC gene encoding serine O-acetyltransferase EpsC, whose protein sequence is MDYCYTGDTHENLFEAYRADEDPFPTQTQMEFPRREHRRPEVDILKRLFFPTCWNAAELVRDELAVLDRLDTLGGLFFAGIRPYSGSDPAETVDAVIDQLPTIRTRLKKDVEAAFKGDPAAKTYMEIIRSYPGFMAILVQRVAHTLYDAGASEYARELTEYAKTETGIDIHPGAEIGDYFFIDHGTGVVIGETATVGEWVRLYQDVTLGALHFEADESDEHRLKKGYKRHPDIGDHVVIGAGTKVLGAISVGDHVSIGANSWVTDDVPDDTKVYVTDHPTQERKRTK
- a CDS encoding bifunctional methylenetetrahydrofolate dehydrogenase/methenyltetrahydrofolate cyclohydrolase, which codes for MTTIIDGNEIGDQIKEGVAACTDTLVSEGITPGLATVLMSDDGASETYVSMKQQACEEIGIEGFHHEISADEPAETLFTTIDELNADPAVHGILVQMPVPDHVTKRDVLERIDPMKDVDGFHPENVGRLVAGNARYKPCTPHGIQKILAETGIETEGKDAVVVGRSDIVGKPMANLLIQYGPGGNATTTVCHSRTEDLAAKTRDADIVIAAAGVPEVIDGSMLSEGTTVIDVGINRVDADTDKGYKLVGDVDFESAKTKADAITPVPGGVGPLTIAMLMYNTVRAASLQSGVGITLP
- a CDS encoding aminodeoxychorismate/anthranilate synthase component II, whose translation is MILIIDNYDSFAYNLVQYVGEFDDGTVRRNDAIDVAGIRDLDPDGIIVSPGPGTPAEAGVSIDVFAETAYPALGVCLGHQALCAAHGTPVGHAPDVVHGKPSEIRHDGTRLYDGVDDPFEVGRYHSLAVEATELPDALDETAHTNDEQGIVMGVQHAEKPHIGVQFHPESILTDAGKQLIENFCTAIAGA
- a CDS encoding transposase — translated: MDSATLQDDPSVESFFNVAETETLALLEHLSFEFLAEFDVFAPAETGRTREHEPPELMRGFLHCYYKDIYGIRPVERELQNTVVWLSCGFDRPPSRDAVDRFLTDLEHVVGKVFDHLVEQAVWRGLLDLTYCIDSTDVRAMPADQDASKCYDPTDDEYYYGYGCTIVSTGQKIPIAAEFTESKQAPEETAMRVTRDALAVTKPRWMIGDSAYDTLDWHDHLLAAGVVPVAPYNARNTDDPKDIEYRVEDRIEEHSKDVQLKQSTLDETYNRRTGVERTNESVKDCGLGRTHARGRVHARAQVFLALCLRLVVAITNYERGDNPGSTLITV